The nucleotide window CCGCTACACCGGACTTTTTGCGCTGTTAACGGCTGAGCCCCGCGTGGGGGAGCGTCCTCGCGTTCTCGCCGTTCCAGGACTGGACACGAAAGAGGCGGCGTTACAACTGGCGGTAATCGCTGAGAAGCTGAGGGCATTCGCCTATGTCAGCGCCAATGGCTGCAAGACTATTGCTGAGGCCAAAGCCTACCGCGAAGCCTTCAGTGAACGTGAAATCATGGTTATTTATCCGGATTTTATCGCCTATAACAGCCAGAGCGGCGCTAACGAGGTTGCCCCCTCACCCGCTTACGCGGTTGGCCTGCGCGCTAAGATTGATGCTGAACAGGGCTGGCATAAAGTACTGTCCAACGTTCCTGTCTCTAACGTGCTGGGTATGTCTGCGGACATTTACTGGACGCTTCAGGGCACCGATACCGACGCTGACGATCTCAACAGCAAAGGCATCACGACCCTGATTAAGCGCGACGGCTTCCGCTTCTGGGGATCACGCACCTGCGACGCGGAAACCTACGTTTTTGAAAGCTACACCCGCACGGCGCAAATCCTCGCAGACATGATCGCTGAGGCGCATTTTGCCTACATCGATAAGCCGATGACGCCTTCGCTGATTAAAGACATCGTGGATGGCATCAACCGCAAAGGAGCCTCTCTGGTTACTGCCGGTCGCCTGCTGGGCTTTAACTGCTGGTATGACAAGAGCGACAACACGACGGAAACCCTGCGTGAAGGCGCGGCCACCATTCGCTACAAATACACGCCGGTTCCTCCACTTGAAAACCTGACTCTGGTTCAGGAATTCACGGATGAATATTTCGCCGTGTTCGATCAGCTCGCTTAGCACCTTCGACCGCCACGCGGAAAAACTTCGATTTAGGCATCGTTCAAACTCCGGTTAATCAGTGGTGTCCTCACCCTGTGCCCCTATATTCATTCCCACAGCAAAACCGCGCCACACATAGGAATTGTCAGACGCCAGCGACAATCTCCCCTGATATTCCCGGCCTCGCGGGCGCGATAGTCTGTGCTCATGAAAACCGTCACCGATCCCCGAACAGAAGCCAAAAGCCTTTACTGGCAGGCTTACAGCATTCCCCAAATCGCTCAGCGAATCGGGGTGAGCGCCAACACGATTTATTCCTGGCGCCGCCGTGATTCCTGGGATGCGACGACGCCTATACAGCGGGCGCTGGAGCGTACTGATGTGCGCTACCTTCGCCTGATTGAGAAAGAGGATTTGAGTGCTCACGATTTCAAAACGATTGACCTGTTAGGCCGACAACTGGCCAGGCTGGCGCGTGACGAACGAAAAGAGCAGGAGAAGGAGAAAAAGGAGAAAGCGCCGAAGAATCACTTCAGTGCAGAGCAGATCGCGGAACTACGCGCCCTGGTACTCGACTCGCTTTATGAGCATCAGAAACGCTGGTACAGACAGCGGGATCGCCGTAACCGGTTCATTCTGAAGTCCCGTCAGATTGGGGCCAGTTGGTACTTTGCGCGTGAGGCGCTGCTGAGGGCTCTTGAAACCGGTACTAACCAGATATTTCTTTCGGCTTCGAGGGCGCAGGCGTTCCAGTTCAAAAAATTCATTATCTTTCTGGCACGCAGCATCGGTGTTGAGTTGAAAGGCGGCGATGAAATCATCCTGTCTAACGGCGCAACGCTCTATTTTCTGGGCACGTCAGCCGCTACAGCGCAGTCATATACCGGGGATCTGTATTTTGATGAGGCGTTCTGGGTAGCCAATTTCCTTAACCTGCGAAAAGTCGCAGCAGGCATGGCAACACACGTTGGACTAAGGCGCACCTATTTTTCCACGCCATCCAGTGAAGAACATGAAGCCTATGAGTTCTGGAGCGGGAACCTGTTTAACAATGGACGGGGGAAAAAGGAGCGCGCAGAACTCGATCTTAGCCACAAGGCGCTGAAAGACGGGCGGCTTTGTGGAGATAACATCTGGCGGCAGATTGTTACGGTCCAGGATGTTATCGACCAAGGTTTCCCCCTTATCGATCTGGACGAAATACAGAGCGATAACAGCCCGGATGAATTTGACAACCTGTACCGGTGCATTTTCGTCAAGCAGGGAGAACGCGCATTCAATTACAACGCCCTGATAGGTTGCGGCGTTGATGGATACAGCGGTATCTGGCCGGACTGGAACCCATACGCTCCCCGCCCGCTGGGTAACAGGAAAGTATGGATTGGCTATGACCCTAACGGCAATAGCGACAAGGGAGACAGCGCCGGGCTTGCTGTACTGGCTCCGCCTATGGTTCCGGGCGGGAAATTCCGCGTTATTGAACGACACCAGTTAAGAGGAATGGAATTCGAAGAGCAGGCCAAATTTATTGAGCAGCTTACAAAAATCTACGACGTCCAGCACATAGACATTGATGGCACCGGCATCGGGGCGGCAGTGCATCAACTCGTAGTGAAATTTTTCCCGGCGGCTCAAATGCATCTCTATACCCCAGCGGTTAAGCGCCAGCTCGTACTTAAAGCACAAATGGTTATTCGTGCAGGCCGCTTTGAATATGACGCCGGAATGATGGATATCGTCAGTAGCTTTATGACGATCCGCAAATTCATCACTCAGGGGGGGCAAACCTCCTATGCATCCGACCGCAAGCGCGGTAGCAGTCACGGTGACCTTGCCTGGGCAACCATGCACGCATTACAAAATGAACCGCTCGGCAATGATGCTGGCAGCGGTGATGACAGTTTCGTTGAGGAATTTTAATAATGAGCCGCAGGCATAAAGCTTCAGAAAGCATCAGTCTCAACACCATGGCAGACGTACTGCCAGCAGGGGATTCAGTTCAGCAGCCAATTGAGGAACTACAATCTTTCAGTTTCGGTGAACCGACGCAGATTATGGACCAGCGTGATTTACAGGATTGTATGGAGTGCGCCAAGAACGGGCGCTGGTATGAGCCACCGATCAGCACATACGGGCTTGCTCGTCTGGTTGAAGGGGCTGTGCATCATCAGTCACCGCTGATATTTAAACGCAATGTCATTATGTCCTGCTATAAACCGCATCCACTACTTTCACGGCAGGATGCCAGCGCCTTCATCATGGATTACCTGGTGTTTGGGAATGCCTACCTTGAATTAAGAGAGAACCGTCTGGGACAACCCCTTAAGCTTAAGCACACCCTGGCTAAGTACATGCGACGCGGTGAAGACCTGGACCAGTACTGGTTCGTGACCTATTACGAAGAAGATTACGCTTTCCCGCCGGGGAAAATTTATCACCTGCGGAGCCCAAGCATTCATCAGGAAATTTACGGCAACCCAGAATATATGTCTGCCTTGCAGTCCATTTTACTGAATGGAGAAGCTACGCTGTTCCGGCGAAACTATTACATCAATGGTAGCCACGCTGGCGTGAT belongs to Erwinia pyri and includes:
- a CDS encoding phage tail sheath subtilisin-like domain-containing protein, which produces MSDNYHHGTQVKETTDLSTLIRDIDTAVLGVICVADDADAVAFPLDTPVLLTRVRDYLGKAGKSGTLYSTLKAISDQSSPKTVVIRVADASKVVAEEGETAPTQTQLVIGGVNSEGRYTGLFALLTAEPRVGERPRVLAVPGLDTKEAALQLAVIAEKLRAFAYVSANGCKTIAEAKAYREAFSEREIMVIYPDFIAYNSQSGANEVAPSPAYAVGLRAKIDAEQGWHKVLSNVPVSNVLGMSADIYWTLQGTDTDADDLNSKGITTLIKRDGFRFWGSRTCDAETYVFESYTRTAQILADMIAEAHFAYIDKPMTPSLIKDIVDGINRKGASLVTAGRLLGFNCWYDKSDNTTETLREGAATIRYKYTPVPPLENLTLVQEFTDEYFAVFDQLA
- a CDS encoding terminase large subunit domain-containing protein, producing the protein MKTVTDPRTEAKSLYWQAYSIPQIAQRIGVSANTIYSWRRRDSWDATTPIQRALERTDVRYLRLIEKEDLSAHDFKTIDLLGRQLARLARDERKEQEKEKKEKAPKNHFSAEQIAELRALVLDSLYEHQKRWYRQRDRRNRFILKSRQIGASWYFAREALLRALETGTNQIFLSASRAQAFQFKKFIIFLARSIGVELKGGDEIILSNGATLYFLGTSAATAQSYTGDLYFDEAFWVANFLNLRKVAAGMATHVGLRRTYFSTPSSEEHEAYEFWSGNLFNNGRGKKERAELDLSHKALKDGRLCGDNIWRQIVTVQDVIDQGFPLIDLDEIQSDNSPDEFDNLYRCIFVKQGERAFNYNALIGCGVDGYSGIWPDWNPYAPRPLGNRKVWIGYDPNGNSDKGDSAGLAVLAPPMVPGGKFRVIERHQLRGMEFEEQAKFIEQLTKIYDVQHIDIDGTGIGAAVHQLVVKFFPAAQMHLYTPAVKRQLVLKAQMVIRAGRFEYDAGMMDIVSSFMTIRKFITQGGQTSYASDRKRGSSHGDLAWATMHALQNEPLGNDAGSGDDSFVEEF
- a CDS encoding phage portal protein, which codes for MADVLPAGDSVQQPIEELQSFSFGEPTQIMDQRDLQDCMECAKNGRWYEPPISTYGLARLVEGAVHHQSPLIFKRNVIMSCYKPHPLLSRQDASAFIMDYLVFGNAYLELRENRLGQPLKLKHTLAKYMRRGEDLDQYWFVTYYEEDYAFPPGKIYHLRSPSIHQEIYGNPEYMSALQSILLNGEATLFRRNYYINGSHAGVIVYLTDPVANSADVDKLKRSLKDARGGGAFKNLFVYAAGGKKDGLQIMPFSQIAAKDEFTGIKDATRDDMLAIHRVPPQLMGVMPNNTGGLGDIEKAAKVFAINELYPIQEVLKDLNDWLGIEVFSFKPYALAEPGAAT